In one Corallococcus sp. EGB genomic region, the following are encoded:
- a CDS encoding RNA polymerase sigma factor — MSPGGVLDVGQQAVAPGAGPDARPDDTRREEQALLVRLRSGDPEAFESLVHQHQDRLYDFCFRMLGDREEAHDLVQEVFVSVHQNVRRFRADARLSTWLFRISKNHCLNRLKYLQRRGRGRSEAFDEVNAAAIAQGGGAPVQPDAALDAARERARVQRAISQLDPDARMLVALRDIEGLSYDEIVDITELPEGTVKSRLHRAREKLADLLGRFEP; from the coding sequence GTGTCACCGGGCGGAGTGCTCGACGTCGGACAGCAGGCCGTGGCCCCCGGGGCCGGTCCCGACGCGCGCCCTGACGACACCCGCCGCGAGGAACAGGCGCTGCTCGTCCGGCTGCGGAGCGGGGACCCGGAGGCCTTCGAATCCCTGGTCCACCAGCACCAGGACCGGCTCTATGACTTCTGCTTCCGCATGCTGGGCGACCGCGAGGAGGCCCACGACCTGGTGCAGGAGGTCTTTGTCAGCGTGCACCAGAACGTCCGCCGCTTCCGCGCGGATGCGCGGCTGTCCACGTGGCTGTTCCGCATCTCCAAGAACCACTGCCTCAACCGGCTGAAGTACCTCCAGCGCCGGGGGCGGGGCCGCTCGGAGGCCTTTGACGAGGTGAACGCCGCCGCCATCGCGCAAGGAGGAGGCGCGCCGGTACAGCCGGACGCCGCCCTGGACGCGGCGCGTGAGCGGGCCCGGGTGCAGCGGGCCATTTCCCAACTGGACCCTGATGCGCGCATGCTGGTGGCGCTGCGAGACATCGAGGGCCTGAGCTACGACGAGATTGTCGACATCACCGAGCTGCCCGAGGGAACCGTGAAGAGCCGGCTCCACCGGGCACGCGAGAAGCTGGCGGACCTGCTGGGGCGCTTCGAACCATGA
- a CDS encoding anti-sigma factor — protein sequence MSGGGWRSMDVQPRLDHRETQALFLALADQELPAPQEQAVRSHLDGCEECRQGWDRYASTVERVRSVEREKAPPALASLVAARVRRQRRFGLKGLHLAHAQHRFPVEILIPLLLAAAVGAFLLMSS from the coding sequence ATGAGCGGCGGCGGGTGGAGGTCAATGGACGTGCAACCCCGATTGGATCACCGCGAGACGCAAGCCCTGTTCCTGGCGCTCGCCGACCAGGAACTGCCGGCCCCCCAGGAGCAGGCGGTGCGCAGCCACCTGGACGGCTGCGAGGAGTGCCGCCAGGGGTGGGACCGGTACGCAAGCACCGTGGAGCGCGTGCGCTCGGTGGAGCGGGAGAAGGCCCCGCCCGCGCTCGCCTCGCTCGTGGCCGCCCGTGTGCGGCGCCAGCGCCGCTTCGGCCTGAAGGGCCTCCACCTGGCCCATGCCCAGCACCGCTTCCCGGTGGAGATCCTCATCCCCCTGCTCCTGGCCGCGGCCGTAGGGGCATTTCTTTTGATGTCTTCCTGA
- a CDS encoding PhoH family protein: MRNPATLEVPAARAESTPTSAKVDVRDNETTQALCGNQNENLKLMERRLGVRVGQRGTELLLSGPADAVAFAVRLVENLEGMIRAGRPVYREDVEQAIKVLGRGTESLQEVMLGTVLKSSGNRQIAPKSIAQKRYVDAIRSHDIVFGVGPAGTGKTYLAMAMAVAFLQERKVKRIVLARPAVEAGEKLGFLPGDLAEKVNPYLRPLYDALHDMMAVERAQHLVEQGVVEVAPLAFMRGRTLNDAFVILDEAQNTTVEQMKMFLTRLGYNSKAVITGDVTQVDLPTGKMSGLNHARSVLRNIEGIHFSEFSDVDVVRHPLVQEVIRAYERSEAAQKEAQAAREAAAAPEGAAPADGAEES; this comes from the coding sequence TTGCGAAACCCCGCCACGCTGGAAGTGCCCGCAGCCCGCGCTGAATCCACTCCCACCTCCGCCAAGGTGGACGTCCGTGACAACGAGACGACCCAGGCCCTGTGCGGAAACCAGAATGAAAACCTCAAGCTGATGGAGCGGCGCCTGGGGGTCCGGGTGGGGCAGCGGGGGACGGAGCTGCTCCTGTCGGGCCCGGCGGACGCCGTCGCCTTCGCCGTGCGCCTCGTGGAGAACCTGGAGGGGATGATCCGCGCCGGACGCCCCGTCTACCGCGAGGACGTGGAGCAGGCCATCAAGGTCCTCGGCCGCGGCACGGAGTCGCTGCAGGAGGTCATGCTCGGCACCGTCCTCAAGAGCTCCGGCAACCGGCAGATCGCCCCCAAGAGCATCGCGCAGAAGCGCTACGTGGACGCCATCCGCTCCCACGACATCGTCTTCGGCGTGGGCCCCGCCGGCACCGGCAAGACGTACCTCGCCATGGCCATGGCGGTCGCCTTCCTCCAGGAGCGCAAGGTCAAGCGCATCGTCCTGGCACGCCCCGCCGTGGAGGCCGGTGAGAAGCTCGGCTTCCTGCCCGGCGACCTGGCGGAGAAGGTGAACCCGTACCTGCGCCCGCTCTACGACGCGCTGCACGACATGATGGCCGTGGAGCGCGCCCAGCACCTGGTGGAGCAGGGGGTGGTGGAGGTGGCGCCGCTCGCGTTCATGCGCGGCCGCACCCTCAATGACGCCTTCGTCATCCTCGACGAGGCGCAGAACACCACCGTGGAGCAGATGAAGATGTTCCTCACCCGCCTGGGCTACAACAGCAAGGCGGTCATCACGGGCGACGTGACCCAGGTGGACCTGCCCACGGGCAAGATGTCCGGCCTGAACCACGCGCGCTCCGTGCTGCGGAACATCGAAGGCATCCACTTCTCGGAGTTCTCCGACGTGGACGTCGTGCGCCACCCGCTGGTGCAGGAGGTCATCCGCGCCTACGAGCGCTCCGAGGCCGCCCAGAAGGAGGCCCAGGCCGCCCGCGAAGCCGCCGCGGCCCCTGAAGGCGCGGCTCCCGCCGACGGCGCGGAAGAGTCCTGA
- the lysS gene encoding lysine--tRNA ligase codes for MAESDNKTPPGEKSGEAADLGSKEQEIFQQRLDKAEKWRAAGFNPYGNGYTPKHRAADILATHANHSTEDLEKDAPVYDVAGRIVAMRSFGKAAFIKLRDRTGEIQAHVKKDALGDLYEVFKQVDLGDFVAVEGPIFRSKTGELSLSATKFVPLTKSLRPMPEKWHGLTDVEIRYRQRYLDLISNPDVKQVFLKRSKLVSFIRNFLDGRDFVEVETPMMHPLVSGAAARPFITHHNTYDVDLYMRIAPELYLKRLVVGGMERVYEINRNFRNEGVSTRHNPEFTMLEFYQAYATYEDLMNLTEEMLSEAARHVTGDSKVKYGEHVIDFGKGWKRIPMTEAIREAVPGLSDKDMVDADRLRQELLKTVHSEVERRAVDAMNHGELVGALFEAHVEHTLIHPTFITQYPTAVSPLARRNDQNPEITDRFELFVAGREIANAFSELNDPLDQKGRFQAQLDAKQRGQQETMDYDEDYIRALEQGMPPTAGEGIGIDRVAMLFTDAASIRDVILFPLLKPLAK; via the coding sequence ATGGCCGAGAGCGATAACAAGACCCCCCCAGGTGAGAAGAGCGGTGAAGCGGCGGATCTCGGCTCCAAGGAGCAGGAGATCTTCCAGCAGCGGTTGGACAAGGCCGAGAAGTGGCGCGCGGCCGGCTTCAACCCCTACGGCAACGGCTACACGCCCAAGCACCGGGCCGCGGACATCCTGGCGACGCACGCGAACCACTCCACGGAGGACCTGGAGAAGGACGCCCCCGTCTACGACGTCGCCGGCCGCATCGTGGCCATGCGCTCGTTCGGCAAGGCCGCCTTCATCAAGCTGCGCGACCGCACCGGCGAAATCCAGGCGCACGTGAAGAAGGACGCGCTCGGGGACCTCTATGAGGTCTTCAAGCAGGTGGACCTGGGCGACTTCGTCGCGGTGGAGGGCCCCATCTTCCGCAGCAAGACGGGCGAGCTGTCCCTGTCCGCCACGAAGTTCGTGCCCCTCACCAAGTCCCTGCGGCCCATGCCGGAGAAGTGGCACGGCCTGACGGACGTGGAGATCCGCTACCGCCAGCGCTACCTGGACCTCATCTCCAACCCGGACGTGAAGCAGGTCTTCCTGAAGCGCAGCAAGCTGGTGAGCTTCATCCGGAACTTCCTCGACGGCCGGGACTTCGTCGAGGTGGAGACCCCGATGATGCACCCGCTGGTGTCGGGCGCGGCGGCGCGGCCCTTCATCACGCACCACAACACGTACGACGTCGACCTCTACATGCGCATCGCGCCCGAGCTCTACCTGAAGCGGCTCGTGGTGGGCGGCATGGAGCGCGTCTACGAAATCAACCGCAACTTCCGCAACGAGGGCGTGAGCACCCGGCACAACCCGGAGTTCACGATGCTGGAGTTCTATCAGGCGTACGCCACGTACGAGGACCTGATGAACCTCACGGAGGAGATGCTCTCCGAGGCCGCCCGCCACGTCACCGGCGACTCCAAGGTGAAGTACGGCGAGCACGTCATCGACTTCGGCAAGGGCTGGAAGCGCATCCCCATGACGGAGGCCATCCGCGAGGCCGTCCCCGGCCTGTCCGACAAGGACATGGTGGACGCGGACCGCCTGCGCCAGGAACTGCTCAAGACGGTCCACTCGGAGGTGGAGCGCCGCGCCGTGGACGCCATGAACCACGGCGAGCTGGTAGGCGCCCTCTTCGAGGCCCACGTCGAGCACACGCTCATCCATCCCACCTTCATCACCCAGTATCCCACCGCCGTCTCCCCGCTCGCCCGCCGCAACGACCAGAACCCGGAAATCACGGACCGGTTCGAGCTCTTCGTCGCGGGCCGGGAGATCGCCAACGCCTTCTCCGAGCTGAACGATCCCCTGGACCAGAAGGGCCGCTTCCAGGCCCAGCTGGACGCGAAGCAGCGGGGCCAGCAGGAGACCATGGACTACGACGAGGACTACATCCGCGCCCTCGAACAGGGCATGCCGCCCACGGCCGGTGAGGGCATCGGGATTGATCGCGTCGCCATGTTGTTCACGGACGCAGCCAGCATTCGTGACGTGATTCTCTTCCCCCTTCTCAAGCCGCTGGCGAAGTAG
- the ybeY gene encoding rRNA maturation RNase YbeY, with translation MSRKVEGVKLRKGKVIPRDDGKRIEEFVGVASTQTESASVARMRAPPGWSEPAQTPEFDEVVLVLTGELTLVVDGRRERIGAGEVGLVPRGRRVVYRNDSQGACDYWSICAPAFRVELAHIEKPEPVKKAADNQVTVQVAHGQGADYERLLTAWARDYLKRLGLTGCELSLSLVGDRAIRRLNRTWRQKDKATDVLSFPAGDLPKGTPGPRPLGDVVISLDTAKRQAKEYGRTLESEMARYLAHGLLHLLGHDHEKPRDAKRMAALEEQLLGERGMVADSLTIDSRARRAKLI, from the coding sequence ATGAGCCGCAAGGTGGAGGGCGTGAAGCTGCGCAAGGGCAAGGTGATTCCGCGCGACGACGGCAAGCGCATCGAGGAGTTCGTCGGCGTGGCCAGCACGCAGACGGAGTCCGCGTCCGTGGCGCGCATGCGGGCCCCCCCGGGCTGGAGCGAACCCGCGCAGACGCCGGAGTTCGACGAAGTGGTGCTCGTCCTCACGGGCGAGCTCACCCTCGTGGTGGACGGCAGGCGCGAACGCATTGGCGCGGGCGAGGTGGGCCTGGTGCCGCGCGGCAGGCGGGTGGTGTACCGCAATGATTCACAGGGCGCGTGCGACTACTGGTCCATCTGCGCGCCGGCGTTCCGCGTGGAGCTGGCCCACATCGAGAAGCCGGAGCCCGTGAAGAAGGCCGCGGACAACCAGGTGACCGTGCAGGTGGCCCACGGGCAGGGCGCTGACTACGAGCGGCTGCTCACCGCCTGGGCCCGCGACTACTTGAAGCGCCTGGGCCTCACCGGCTGCGAGCTGTCGCTGTCGCTCGTAGGGGACCGGGCCATCCGTCGGCTCAACCGCACCTGGCGCCAGAAGGACAAGGCCACGGACGTGCTGTCCTTCCCCGCGGGGGACCTGCCCAAGGGCACCCCGGGCCCTCGGCCGCTGGGGGACGTGGTCATCTCCCTGGACACGGCGAAGCGGCAGGCGAAGGAGTACGGCCGCACGCTGGAGTCGGAGATGGCCCGCTACCTCGCGCACGGCCTGTTGCACCTGTTGGGGCACGACCATGAGAAGCCCCGCGACGCGAAGCGCATGGCGGCCCTGGAGGAGCAGCTGTTGGGCGAGCGGGGCATGGTGGCGGACTCGCTGACCATCGACTCGCGCGCCCGCCGCGCGAAGCTCATCTGA
- the prfB gene encoding peptide chain release factor 2 (programmed frameshift) gives MANDSMEKIQALKERLNALRGHLDLDRKRSRIALIERDSTQPDFWNDNTKAQGLLKEKSTLEASVGAFDKTMRGLDDAQTLLELAAEMNDPASAEEAEGTLASLEAEVAKLELARMLSGPQDRSNCFMDINAGAGGTDSMDWAAMLLRMYTRYGETKGWKVELSDEVPGEEAGFKNVSLRIEGENAYGYLKAEVGVHRLVRISPFDANARRQTAFASVDVYPEVDDSIQIDLPEKDIELKFIRGGGAGGQKVNKTSSTAQLRHLPTGIIITCQTERSQSANKDMAFKILRGRLYELEMKKREAERDAAEAAKKDISFGSQIRSYVLAPYRMVKDLRTGVETGNVDKVLDGDLDEFVTAQLLGVKNPNRNASAD, from the exons ATGGCCAACGATTCGATGGAGAAGATCCAGGCCCTGAAGGAGCGCCTCAACGCGCTCCGGGGGCATCTT GACCTCGACCGCAAGCGGTCCCGCATCGCGCTGATCGAACGCGACTCCACGCAGCCCGACTTCTGGAACGACAACACCAAGGCCCAGGGTCTCTTGAAGGAGAAGTCCACGCTGGAGGCCAGCGTGGGGGCCTTCGACAAGACGATGCGCGGGCTGGATGACGCGCAGACGCTGCTGGAGCTGGCGGCGGAGATGAACGACCCGGCGAGCGCGGAGGAGGCCGAGGGCACGCTCGCGTCGCTGGAGGCGGAGGTCGCGAAGCTGGAGCTGGCGCGGATGCTCTCCGGGCCGCAGGACCGCAGCAACTGCTTCATGGACATCAACGCGGGCGCGGGGGGCACGGACTCCATGGACTGGGCCGCCATGCTCCTGCGCATGTACACGCGCTACGGCGAGACCAAGGGCTGGAAGGTCGAGCTCAGCGACGAGGTGCCGGGCGAAGAGGCGGGCTTCAAGAACGTCTCCCTGCGCATCGAGGGTGAGAACGCCTACGGCTACCTCAAGGCGGAGGTGGGCGTGCACCGGCTGGTGCGCATCAGCCCCTTCGACGCCAACGCGCGCCGGCAGACGGCGTTCGCGTCCGTGGACGTGTACCCGGAGGTCGACGACAGCATCCAGATCGACCTGCCGGAGAAGGACATCGAGCTGAAGTTCATCCGCGGCGGCGGCGCCGGTGGACAGAAGGTCAACAAGACGTCATCCACGGCCCAGCTGCGCCACCTGCCCACGGGCATCATCATCACCTGCCAGACGGAGCGCTCGCAGTCGGCCAACAAGGACATGGCCTTCAAGATCCTGCGCGGCCGCCTGTATGAGCTGGAGATGAAGAAGCGCGAAGCCGAGCGCGACGCGGCCGAGGCGGCGAAGAAGGACATCTCCTTCGGCTCGCAGATCCGCAGCTACGTGCTGGCGCCGTACCGCATGGTCAAGGACCTGCGCACCGGCGTGGAGACGGGCAACGTGGACAAGGTGCTGGATGGTGATTTGGACGAGTTCGTCACCGCGCAGCTCCTGGGCGTGAAGAACCCCAACCGCAACGCCTCCGCGGACTGA
- a CDS encoding DUF4105 domain-containing protein: MPRLSSLIIASLLGLLLTTSSARAASVPPWGTGESRGEDLSIWLVTFSPGDDVFSWWGHGSLVVEDRAKQMQRLYNYGMYSFDDQTVVHFAKGRLEFWVGESSVNGTFRFYKSLDRDVRVQELNLTPEQRVVVAKKLADNVLPENRDYLYEHYSDNCVTRLRDMIDVAVGGRLAEAEKAPARMTLREHTRRYTAVSPPMSFLLDFMMNDSIDKPITRKEEAFLPDELEQQVAELKVPGPDGQPVSLVEKQWDYYASPTRPRPPAQPPAFGPYILALGVLLGGAALGLAAWERKGSRAARILLGLENVVVGLVLGIPGLALVVMWVGTNHVVTHHNENLFLANPLTLLAVPYGLRLTWNSAKARARLKWAWGLLAATGALGLLLKVLPWFDQDNWRAIALILPISLGMAGAFWLDRLRALVSGTARTPPRQDASVTSLKAS; this comes from the coding sequence ATGCCCCGCCTGTCGTCGCTCATCATCGCAAGCCTGTTGGGTCTCCTGCTGACCACGTCCTCCGCGCGCGCCGCGTCCGTGCCGCCGTGGGGCACGGGCGAGAGCCGGGGCGAGGACCTGTCCATCTGGCTGGTGACCTTCAGCCCCGGTGACGACGTCTTCTCGTGGTGGGGCCACGGCTCGCTGGTGGTGGAGGACCGCGCGAAGCAGATGCAGCGGCTCTACAACTACGGGATGTACTCGTTCGACGACCAGACGGTCGTCCACTTCGCCAAGGGCCGCCTGGAGTTCTGGGTGGGCGAGTCGAGCGTCAACGGCACCTTCCGCTTCTACAAGTCGCTGGACCGCGACGTGCGCGTGCAGGAGCTCAACCTCACGCCCGAGCAGCGCGTGGTGGTGGCGAAGAAGCTGGCGGACAACGTGCTGCCGGAGAACCGCGACTACCTCTACGAGCACTACAGCGACAACTGCGTCACGCGCCTGCGAGACATGATCGACGTGGCCGTGGGCGGCCGGCTGGCGGAGGCGGAGAAGGCCCCGGCCCGCATGACGCTGCGCGAGCACACGCGGCGCTACACGGCGGTGAGCCCGCCCATGAGCTTCCTGCTCGACTTCATGATGAACGACTCCATCGACAAGCCCATCACCCGGAAGGAGGAGGCCTTCCTCCCGGACGAACTGGAGCAGCAGGTGGCGGAGCTGAAGGTGCCGGGCCCGGACGGGCAGCCGGTGTCGCTGGTGGAGAAGCAATGGGACTACTACGCGTCGCCCACGCGTCCGAGGCCTCCCGCGCAGCCGCCCGCCTTCGGCCCGTACATCCTCGCGCTGGGCGTGCTCCTGGGCGGCGCCGCGCTGGGCCTGGCCGCGTGGGAGCGCAAGGGCAGCCGCGCCGCGCGCATCCTCCTGGGCCTGGAGAACGTGGTGGTGGGCCTGGTGCTGGGCATCCCGGGACTGGCGCTCGTCGTCATGTGGGTGGGCACGAACCATGTCGTGACGCACCACAATGAGAACCTCTTCCTCGCGAACCCGCTGACGCTGCTGGCCGTGCCGTATGGCCTGCGCCTCACCTGGAACAGCGCGAAGGCGCGGGCGCGGCTCAAGTGGGCCTGGGGCCTGCTCGCGGCCACTGGCGCGCTGGGGCTCCTGCTGAAGGTGCTGCCCTGGTTCGACCAGGACAACTGGCGCGCCATCGCGCTCATCCTGCCCATCTCCCTGGGCATGGCCGGCGCCTTCTGGCTGGACCGGCTCCGGGCGCTCGTGTCAGGAACGGCGCGCACGCCGCCGCGTCAGGATGCATCGGTGACCTCGCTCAAGGCCTCCTGA
- a CDS encoding HD family phosphohydrolase — protein sequence MADPESPTPGPSPLDALAARLGLGRRGAWGRRVVQGLLLLVASVGAGFVISPGLYSQQIPALTQENLGKPFRANSPAGFKAARDYDIVHQAMTEQRRREARSAVRPVYDLNPAVVGNLRASVRAAFASAREHLEEEKEARAEESPQEEAQVRRRRPSPLTPEALERQRRDREEMQARFQEQLFGQRDAGLEPEDFQALFANGFSEEAETATLVLLDRAYRADGGPVYVAGSRDELVREAPQGLTVRDVQHKNEETLPAGAAQVVDMREAHQEMDRFASVPGNVLPEAPAVQRRAVLRIAKRLVRPSLTINIAETDLRRRLAADAVKDAVIAIKKGQRVIGDGELVNETHLVMLRGMRAQTDRLDLLQLQVGGTGLVALLVVAFYGFCHAAFRRFRPTRKDGVLLGLLLVGLLGLLQVWVSIADAVQDRYTALPIEAFYYAFPVAAGAMLVRFILTQELALFFAMVFACLAGVMLGNSLAFGIYTLLGSLVAADRIVKAKDRVGIFRAGLVTGIANLIAVLFLFLVEGKGLAGDTLITAVCAFFGTALAVPVMVMALTPLIEATFGYASDIKLLELANLNHPALKELIVQAPGTYHHSIIIGTLVENAAEAIGANPLLARSCAYYHDIGKGRNPLYFGENQKGENRHDGLAPAMSAVIIKRHVTEGLEMARQYRLPKLVADAIPQHHGTRTVGFFFHKALKEQEGKEGAPPIDESIYRYPGPKPQFREAALVMIADAVEASTRSMPEPTSAKLQAQVQKIINIIFSEGQLDECDLTLKDLNLIAQSFLHTLEGIYHTRPVYPAGAVGGGKAGGAPLMMAPAPAKADAKDSKVRTAGMS from the coding sequence ATGGCCGATCCTGAATCACCAACGCCCGGACCCAGTCCGCTGGACGCGCTCGCGGCCCGCCTGGGGCTCGGGCGGCGTGGGGCGTGGGGCCGGCGCGTCGTGCAGGGCCTGCTGCTGCTCGTCGCCTCGGTGGGCGCGGGCTTCGTCATCTCCCCGGGCCTCTACAGCCAGCAGATCCCGGCGCTCACCCAGGAAAACCTGGGCAAGCCCTTCCGGGCCAACTCGCCCGCCGGGTTCAAGGCCGCGCGCGACTACGACATCGTCCACCAGGCGATGACGGAGCAGCGCCGCCGCGAGGCCCGGAGCGCCGTGCGCCCGGTGTACGACCTCAACCCGGCCGTGGTGGGCAACCTGCGCGCGTCCGTGCGCGCCGCCTTCGCCAGCGCTCGCGAGCACCTGGAGGAGGAGAAGGAGGCCCGCGCCGAGGAGTCCCCGCAAGAAGAGGCCCAGGTCCGGCGCCGCCGCCCCTCTCCGCTCACGCCGGAGGCCCTGGAGCGTCAGCGCCGCGACCGCGAGGAGATGCAGGCCCGCTTCCAGGAGCAGCTCTTCGGCCAGCGGGACGCGGGGCTGGAGCCCGAGGACTTCCAGGCGCTCTTCGCCAACGGCTTCTCCGAGGAGGCCGAGACCGCCACGCTGGTGCTGCTCGACCGCGCCTACCGCGCGGATGGCGGCCCGGTGTACGTGGCCGGCTCGCGCGATGAGCTGGTGCGGGAGGCCCCCCAGGGCCTCACCGTGCGCGACGTGCAGCACAAGAATGAAGAGACGCTGCCCGCGGGCGCCGCCCAGGTGGTGGACATGCGCGAGGCCCACCAGGAGATGGACCGCTTCGCCTCCGTGCCCGGCAACGTGCTGCCGGAGGCCCCGGCGGTGCAGCGCCGCGCGGTGCTGCGCATCGCCAAGCGGCTGGTGCGCCCCAGCCTGACCATCAACATCGCGGAGACGGACCTGCGCCGCCGTCTCGCGGCCGACGCGGTGAAGGACGCCGTCATCGCCATCAAGAAGGGCCAGCGCGTCATCGGCGACGGCGAGCTCGTCAACGAGACGCACCTCGTCATGCTGCGCGGCATGCGCGCGCAGACGGACCGCCTGGACCTGCTCCAGCTCCAGGTGGGCGGCACGGGCCTGGTGGCCCTGCTGGTGGTGGCCTTCTACGGCTTCTGCCACGCGGCCTTCCGCCGCTTCCGCCCCACGCGCAAGGACGGCGTGCTCCTGGGCCTGTTGCTCGTGGGCCTGTTGGGCCTGCTCCAGGTCTGGGTGTCCATCGCGGACGCGGTGCAGGACCGCTACACGGCGCTGCCCATTGAAGCCTTCTATTACGCCTTCCCGGTGGCGGCGGGCGCCATGCTGGTGCGCTTCATCCTGACGCAGGAGCTGGCGCTGTTCTTCGCCATGGTGTTCGCGTGCCTGGCGGGCGTGATGCTGGGCAACTCGCTGGCGTTCGGCATCTACACGCTGCTGGGCTCGCTGGTGGCGGCGGACCGCATCGTCAAGGCGAAGGACCGCGTGGGCATCTTCCGCGCGGGCCTCGTCACGGGCATCGCCAACCTCATCGCGGTGCTGTTCCTGTTCCTCGTGGAGGGCAAGGGCCTGGCCGGGGACACGCTCATCACCGCGGTGTGCGCGTTCTTCGGCACCGCGCTGGCGGTGCCGGTGATGGTGATGGCGCTCACGCCGCTCATCGAGGCCACGTTCGGCTACGCGTCGGACATCAAGCTCCTGGAGCTGGCGAACCTCAACCACCCGGCGCTCAAGGAGCTCATCGTCCAGGCGCCCGGCACGTACCACCACTCCATCATCATCGGCACGCTGGTGGAGAACGCGGCGGAGGCGATCGGCGCCAACCCGCTCCTGGCGCGCTCGTGCGCGTACTACCACGACATCGGAAAGGGCCGGAACCCGCTCTACTTCGGGGAGAACCAGAAGGGGGAGAACCGGCATGACGGCCTCGCGCCCGCGATGAGCGCGGTCATCATCAAGCGCCACGTGACGGAAGGCCTGGAGATGGCCCGGCAGTACCGCCTGCCCAAGCTGGTGGCGGACGCCATCCCGCAGCACCACGGCACGCGCACGGTGGGCTTCTTCTTCCACAAGGCCCTGAAGGAACAGGAGGGCAAGGAAGGCGCGCCCCCCATCGACGAGAGCATCTACCGCTACCCGGGCCCCAAGCCGCAGTTCCGCGAGGCGGCGCTGGTGATGATCGCCGACGCGGTGGAGGCCTCCACGCGCTCCATGCCGGAGCCCACCAGCGCGAAGCTCCAGGCGCAGGTGCAGAAGATCATCAACATCATCTTCTCCGAGGGCCAGCTGGACGAGTGCGACCTGACGCTCAAGGACCTGAACCTCATCGCCCAGTCCTTCCTGCACACGCTGGAGGGCATCTACCACACGCGTCCCGTCTACCCGGCGGGCGCGGTGGGCGGGGGCAAGGCCGGGGGCGCGCCGCTGATGATGGCGCCCGCGCCCGCGAAGGCTGACGCGAAGGACTCGAAGGTGCGAACTGCGGGCATGTCATGA